A region from the bacterium BMS3Abin08 genome encodes:
- a CDS encoding RNA polymerase factor sigma-70, translated as MKTVIRENHFCGENCISPVVKNRFKELHLKINKAAKTLWGKQQEQFFDFEDISQEMLLKLWNLCRSREPKLKDANLFYLLCILKYAARDSLYRKGKSIGKHSRVISLNETINDNGTELWEVIPAAETSSLTDVEISREYEEKLRKRLSGKQNKILDLTLQGYKQVEIAGKLNESHQNINYHLKKIRECIYRVLFREEI; from the coding sequence ATGAAAACTGTAATACGTGAGAATCATTTCTGTGGAGAAAACTGTATTTCTCCGGTAGTAAAGAACCGATTTAAGGAATTGCACCTGAAGATAAACAAAGCTGCCAAGACCCTGTGGGGTAAACAGCAGGAGCAATTTTTTGACTTTGAAGATATAAGCCAGGAGATGTTATTAAAGTTGTGGAACCTGTGTCGCAGTAGAGAGCCAAAACTGAAGGATGCAAATTTGTTTTACCTCTTATGCATTCTGAAATATGCTGCCCGGGACAGCCTTTATAGAAAAGGGAAAAGCATCGGGAAACATTCAAGAGTTATTAGCCTGAATGAAACAATCAACGACAACGGTACCGAGTTATGGGAGGTAATCCCTGCTGCTGAAACATCCTCCCTCACAGATGTGGAGATATCCCGGGAATACGAAGAAAAACTCAGAAAAAGACTGTCCGGGAAACAGAATAAAATCCTGGACCTGACTCTCCAGGGTTACAAACAGGTGGAAATAGCAGGAAAATTAAACGAAAGCCATCAAAATATAAACTATCACCTGAAGAAGATAAGAGAATGTATCTATCGGGTTTTGTTCAGAGAAGAAATCTGA